A single window of Nocardia higoensis DNA harbors:
- the mftA gene encoding mycofactocin precursor MftA (Mycofactocin is a small molecule electron carrier derived from the final two amino acids, Val-Tyr, of MftA, the mycofactocin precursor. It plays a role in redox homeostasis and the metabolism of alcohols and aldehydes in Actinobacteria, including Mycobacterium tuberculosis.) → MNHEATGHDDLVEENLIEEVSIDGMCGVY, encoded by the coding sequence ATGAATCACGAAGCGACCGGCCATGACGACCTGGTGGAGGAGAACCTGATCGAGGAGGTTTCGATCGACGGTATGTGCGGCGTCTACTGA
- the efeO gene encoding iron uptake system protein EfeO translates to MRSKQVLFALALSVPVVLSGCASKSDGADAIAVTTDDSSCVVAVNSASTGTVTFEITNNGTKASEFYVYGAGDRVIGEVENIGPGLTRQLIVPLNEPGTYQTACKPGMVGDGIRNDFSVTGEAKTGGQSGKLAEAAAGYKRYINSQAAALQETTKSFVAAIAAGDVESAKRQYPVTRTYYERIEPVAESFPNDLDPRIDLREADLADGDQWTGFHRLEKDLWTQGLQPDTQRIADQLLADISELVAGVSADSYQVDPLTVAGGAQTLLDEIARTKITGEEDIFSHTDLYDFQANVDGSQAAVASVRPILDEKNADLGAQIDRRFAELDAELAKYRSGDGFISYDKVTEEQRVALARLIDALSAVVSQVQGVVANS, encoded by the coding sequence GTGCGATCGAAGCAAGTGCTGTTCGCCCTCGCCCTGTCGGTACCCGTGGTGCTCTCGGGGTGCGCGAGCAAATCCGATGGCGCCGATGCCATCGCCGTCACCACCGACGACTCCTCATGCGTGGTGGCCGTGAACTCGGCATCCACCGGCACGGTGACCTTCGAGATCACCAACAACGGCACGAAGGCCAGTGAGTTCTACGTCTACGGCGCGGGCGACCGGGTGATCGGCGAGGTGGAGAACATCGGACCCGGCCTGACGCGTCAACTGATCGTGCCGCTCAACGAGCCGGGCACGTACCAGACCGCCTGCAAGCCGGGCATGGTCGGCGACGGCATCCGCAACGACTTCAGCGTCACCGGCGAAGCGAAGACCGGTGGCCAATCGGGCAAACTCGCCGAAGCCGCGGCGGGGTACAAGCGCTACATCAACAGTCAGGCCGCCGCTCTGCAGGAGACCACGAAGTCGTTCGTGGCGGCGATCGCGGCCGGCGACGTCGAATCGGCCAAGCGGCAGTATCCGGTCACCCGGACCTACTACGAGCGCATCGAGCCGGTCGCCGAGAGCTTCCCCAACGACCTGGATCCGCGCATCGACCTGCGCGAGGCCGATCTCGCCGACGGTGACCAGTGGACCGGATTCCACCGGCTGGAGAAGGACCTGTGGACGCAGGGCCTCCAGCCCGACACCCAGCGGATCGCCGATCAACTGCTGGCCGACATCAGCGAACTGGTCGCCGGTGTCAGTGCCGACAGCTACCAGGTCGATCCGCTGACCGTGGCCGGCGGCGCCCAGACCCTGCTCGACGAGATCGCCCGGACCAAGATCACCGGCGAGGAGGACATCTTCTCGCACACCGATCTGTACGACTTCCAGGCCAACGTCGACGGTTCCCAGGCCGCGGTGGCCAGCGTCCGGCCGATCCTCGACGAGAAGAACGCCGATCTCGGCGCCCAGATCGATCGCCGTTTCGCCGAACTGGATGCCGAGCTGGCCAAGTATCGGTCCGGCGACGGATTCATCAGCTATGACAAGGTGACCGAAGAGCAGCGGGTGGCGCTGGCGCGCCTCATCGATGCGCTCTCGGCTGTGGTGAGTCAGGTGCAGGGTGTCGTCGCGAATTCCTGA
- a CDS encoding D-alanyl-D-alanine carboxypeptidase family protein: MRTPTRVLPAVLAGILVVFAPTVAAAPVPGSSQPQHPFPLAMQPDGVQAASAVLAEANTGLLLWSRQPHDRVPIASITKVMTAIVVLESGDLDRPVTVSQTALDYAEAEGGSTADLAPGEVLTARQLLYAMLLPSGCDAAYALAEAYGPGQDAFLTKMNATARRLGMTDTHFADPSGLPVPDDYSTYSTAADLVRLGRHAMSNPVFRQIVGSPVHHQPAGPANGPHVWENTNDLLGRYPGIAGIKTGNTDAAGTCLLFEASRGGQRLIGVVLNSSPHDMAAATADAERLMNWGFIPILSTLPIG; encoded by the coding sequence ATGCGAACTCCCACTCGTGTACTGCCGGCGGTGCTCGCCGGAATACTCGTCGTCTTCGCCCCCACCGTCGCGGCAGCCCCGGTCCCGGGCAGTTCGCAACCGCAACATCCCTTCCCACTGGCCATGCAACCCGACGGTGTGCAGGCCGCGTCGGCGGTACTGGCCGAGGCCAACACCGGACTGCTCCTCTGGTCACGCCAACCCCACGACCGCGTCCCGATCGCCAGTATCACCAAGGTCATGACGGCGATCGTCGTGCTCGAATCCGGCGATCTCGACCGCCCGGTCACGGTGTCGCAGACTGCTCTCGACTACGCCGAAGCCGAGGGCGGGAGCACCGCGGACCTCGCCCCCGGCGAAGTCCTCACCGCCCGCCAGCTGCTGTACGCGATGCTGCTGCCCTCCGGCTGCGATGCCGCCTACGCGCTGGCCGAGGCCTACGGTCCCGGCCAGGATGCCTTCCTCACGAAAATGAACGCCACCGCGCGAAGACTCGGCATGACCGACACCCACTTCGCCGACCCCAGCGGCCTGCCCGTCCCCGACGACTACTCCACCTACTCCACCGCCGCGGACCTGGTGCGCCTCGGCCGCCACGCCATGTCGAACCCCGTCTTCCGCCAGATCGTCGGATCACCGGTCCACCATCAGCCCGCCGGCCCCGCGAACGGCCCCCACGTCTGGGAGAACACCAACGACCTGCTCGGCAGGTATCCGGGCATCGCCGGAATCAAGACCGGCAACACCGACGCCGCCGGAACCTGCCTGCTGTTCGAAGCCTCCCGGGGCGGGCAGCGGCTGATCGGGGTGGTCCTCAACAGCTCACCTCACGACATGGCCGCCGCGACCGCCGATGCCGAACGCCTCATGAACTGGGGTTTCATCCCGATCCTCAGTACCCTGCCGATCGGCTGA
- the mftD gene encoding pre-mycofactocin synthase MftD (MftD, an enzyme found in the mycofactocin biosynthesis locus, performs an oxidative deamination of 3-amino-5-[(p-hydroxyphenyl)methyl]-4,4-dimethyl-2-pyrrolidinone (AHDP). The resulting compound, now called pre-mycofactocin (PMFT), is a biologically active redox cofactor that can oxidize the non-exchangeable NADH of TIGR03971 family SDR-type oxidoreductases.), whose amino-acid sequence MKLENPWKQNPWFESVAVAQERARKRLPKPVYGALVAGSERGQSMTDNQAAFAEIGFAPHVVGQQAERSQATTVFGQEIASPVIISPTGVQAVHPDGEVAVARAAAARGTIMGLSNFASKSVEDVVATGATTFFQMYWTGDRDTMIQRMRRAHDAGSKGLIVTLDWSFSMGRDWGSPEIPEKVDVKTMVRMAPAVVTKPGWLWRFGKTGTIPDLTAPNLKAPGGQAPTFFGAYYEWMTTPPPSWTDVAWMRGMWEQISGTPFILKGVCRVDDALRAVDAGVDGISVSNHGGNNIDGTPAAIRMVRPIAERVGHQVDVVMDGGVRRGSDVVKALALGAKAVLIGRAYLWGLAANGQAGVENVLDIFSNGIDSAMRGLGVASVTELDPDHMIIPADFDRALGVPPLTVVTATS is encoded by the coding sequence ATGAAACTCGAGAACCCCTGGAAGCAGAACCCCTGGTTCGAATCCGTCGCCGTCGCCCAGGAGCGTGCCCGCAAGCGACTGCCGAAGCCGGTCTACGGCGCCCTGGTCGCCGGATCCGAGCGGGGGCAGAGCATGACCGACAATCAGGCCGCTTTCGCCGAGATCGGTTTCGCTCCGCACGTGGTCGGTCAGCAGGCCGAGCGCAGCCAGGCGACCACGGTTTTCGGTCAGGAGATCGCCTCGCCGGTGATCATCAGCCCGACCGGCGTGCAAGCCGTGCACCCCGACGGCGAGGTGGCGGTGGCGCGTGCCGCCGCTGCCCGCGGCACGATCATGGGTCTGTCGAATTTCGCGTCCAAGTCGGTGGAAGACGTTGTCGCGACCGGCGCTACGACGTTCTTCCAGATGTATTGGACCGGCGATCGCGACACCATGATCCAACGGATGCGGCGTGCCCACGACGCCGGTTCGAAAGGTCTCATCGTCACCCTGGACTGGTCCTTCTCGATGGGCCGGGATTGGGGTAGCCCGGAGATCCCGGAGAAAGTCGATGTCAAGACCATGGTCCGGATGGCGCCCGCGGTGGTGACCAAGCCGGGCTGGCTGTGGCGGTTCGGCAAGACCGGCACCATTCCGGACCTGACCGCGCCGAACCTCAAAGCGCCTGGCGGGCAGGCGCCGACATTCTTCGGCGCCTATTACGAATGGATGACCACACCCCCGCCCAGTTGGACGGACGTGGCGTGGATGCGCGGAATGTGGGAGCAGATCAGCGGCACACCGTTCATCCTCAAGGGCGTGTGTCGCGTCGACGACGCGCTGCGCGCGGTCGATGCCGGTGTGGACGGCATCTCGGTGTCCAACCACGGCGGCAACAACATCGACGGAACGCCCGCCGCGATCCGCATGGTGCGGCCCATCGCCGAGCGTGTCGGCCACCAGGTCGATGTCGTCATGGACGGCGGCGTCCGCCGCGGATCCGATGTTGTCAAGGCGCTCGCCCTCGGTGCCAAGGCCGTGCTGATCGGCCGCGCCTACCTGTGGGGCCTGGCGGCGAACGGTCAGGCCGGGGTGGAGAACGTCCTCGACATCTTCTCCAACGGAATCGACTCCGCCATGCGCGGACTCGGTGTCGCCTCCGTCACCGAACTGGATCCGGACCACATGATCATCCCGGCGGACTTCGACCGAGCACTCGGTGTGCCGCCGCTCACTGTGGTGACGGCGACCTCGTAA
- the efeU gene encoding iron uptake transporter permease EfeU: protein MTVQFAASTAPSIAAQLTGSGLIGLREGLEAGIVVMILVAFLVKSGRRDALRWVGAGVGAAVAMVVVIFAAIHYGTSTVTGLAAELIAGLASLAAVVIVTWMVLWMRTAARSISGELRANMARALTLGPTAVLTLSFLAVGREGVETALLMVGYAENTSGSQWPLVGLLAGLAVAVVMTVALYFGAVRINFSAFFRYTGVLLIVVAAGILAYGIRALQTAGWLPGLDARAFDISSWFSMSSWYGTVAQGVFNFRADPTVLQVVAWVGYVIVVLTLFLRPQRRGETPSGDRSQPAEPVVAQ from the coding sequence GTGACTGTGCAGTTCGCCGCGTCCACCGCGCCGTCGATCGCCGCGCAGTTGACCGGCAGTGGCCTGATCGGACTGCGAGAAGGCCTCGAGGCCGGGATCGTCGTCATGATCCTGGTGGCCTTCCTGGTCAAGTCCGGCCGCCGGGACGCGCTCAGATGGGTCGGCGCCGGGGTCGGCGCCGCCGTCGCGATGGTGGTGGTCATCTTCGCCGCCATCCACTACGGCACCTCGACGGTGACCGGCCTGGCCGCGGAGTTGATCGCCGGCCTCGCCTCGCTGGCAGCGGTGGTGATCGTGACTTGGATGGTGTTGTGGATGCGCACCGCCGCCCGATCGATTTCCGGGGAGCTGCGCGCGAATATGGCACGCGCGTTGACCCTCGGCCCGACCGCGGTGCTGACCCTGTCGTTCCTGGCGGTGGGGCGCGAAGGTGTGGAAACCGCGCTGCTGATGGTCGGCTACGCCGAGAACACCTCCGGCAGTCAGTGGCCGCTGGTCGGGTTGCTGGCGGGGCTGGCCGTCGCGGTCGTGATGACGGTCGCGCTGTACTTCGGCGCGGTGCGGATCAACTTCTCCGCGTTCTTCCGATACACCGGAGTGCTGCTGATCGTCGTCGCGGCGGGAATTCTCGCCTACGGCATCCGGGCGCTGCAGACCGCCGGGTGGCTGCCCGGCCTGGATGCTCGCGCCTTCGACATCTCGTCGTGGTTCTCGATGTCGAGCTGGTACGGCACGGTGGCGCAAGGGGTGTTCAACTTCCGCGCAGATCCGACCGTGCTGCAGGTCGTGGCGTGGGTGGGCTACGTCATTGTCGTGCTGACACTGTTCCTTCGTCCCCAGCGACGCGGGGAAACCCCGAGTGGGGACCGGTCGCAGCCCGCCGAACCGGTGGTTGCGCAGTAG
- the hrpB gene encoding ATP-dependent helicase HrpB, translating into MDLPELPDLPIRGVLDRVVATVAEHGTAVLVAPPGTGKTTLVPLALSAAVAGRVVVAEPRRLAARAAAGRMAALLGEQVGETVGYSVRGDRRVGRGTRIEVVTSGLLVRRLQDDPELAGVDVVLLDECHERHLDADLLLALLLDARAGLRPDLRVLATSATVASERLSVLLGGDRPAPVLQAHGRTHPVRTAYVAPLPRERIEAQVARVTRIALADAEGDVLVFLPGAAEIRRTEALLADLPGVDVVALHGRLSAVGQDAALRPGSRQRVVLSTAVAESSLTVPGVRAVVDSGLARVPRIDRARGLSGLATVRVSAAVAEQRAGRAGREGPGWVWRCWPEYEHATLPAYPEPEIRTADLTRLTLELACWGTVDGHGLSWWDAPPPGGLNAGREVLRALGAVDSAGAVTDRGRRIARIGLHPRLARALLDGAEVVGARAAAEVVTVLDDDSYVSGVDLVAGLRVLRRERPARWRREVDRLGRVVEGPDGKDDPAYVVALAYPERLARRRAPGSASYLMAGGTAVTVPPGAGVGDAEWLAVGVATRDPGRSEGVVRLAAVADEPLARRAASSLLSSVEEIDWVDGDVVARRVERLGAIVLSRKPLPDPDRRMLGVAVLRGLRTSGLGLLSWSPGAIALRQRLDFLHRTLGAPWPPVDDESLLAVAEVWLGPELATARRRADLERIDAGQALRRLLPWPEAARLDELAPERLEVPSGSRPLLDYSADPPVLAVKVQEVFGWAEAPRLGDGRVPVVLHLLSPAQRPVAVTADLASFWRSGWSQVRADLRGRYPKHAWPEDPATVPAHRGTARRAGRDRSG; encoded by the coding sequence ATGGACCTGCCCGAACTTCCCGATCTGCCGATCCGTGGCGTTCTCGACCGTGTGGTCGCGACCGTGGCCGAGCACGGGACGGCTGTGCTGGTCGCTCCGCCGGGAACCGGGAAGACGACCCTGGTGCCGTTGGCGCTGTCCGCGGCTGTCGCGGGGCGGGTGGTGGTGGCCGAGCCACGACGGTTGGCGGCCCGGGCGGCGGCCGGGCGGATGGCGGCGCTGCTGGGGGAGCAGGTGGGAGAAACCGTCGGCTATTCGGTGCGGGGGGATCGCCGGGTGGGGCGGGGAACTCGGATCGAGGTCGTGACCTCCGGGTTGCTGGTGCGACGGTTGCAGGATGACCCCGAACTGGCGGGGGTTGACGTCGTGCTGCTCGACGAATGCCATGAGCGGCATCTGGACGCGGATCTGCTGTTGGCATTGCTGTTGGATGCCAGGGCCGGCTTGCGTCCGGATCTGCGAGTGCTGGCCACCTCTGCAACCGTTGCGTCAGAACGTCTTTCGGTGTTGCTGGGCGGAGATCGTCCGGCGCCGGTGCTGCAGGCGCACGGTCGGACCCATCCCGTTCGGACGGCCTATGTCGCTCCGTTGCCACGGGAGCGGATCGAGGCGCAGGTCGCGCGCGTCACCCGGATCGCGCTCGCCGACGCCGAGGGCGACGTGCTGGTCTTCCTGCCCGGGGCAGCCGAGATCCGCCGCACCGAGGCACTGCTGGCCGACCTGCCCGGCGTGGATGTCGTTGCGCTGCACGGACGTTTGTCCGCGGTCGGGCAGGATGCGGCATTACGGCCGGGAAGTCGGCAGCGGGTGGTGTTGTCCACGGCGGTGGCGGAGTCGAGTCTGACGGTGCCGGGGGTGCGGGCGGTGGTGGATTCCGGGCTGGCCCGGGTGCCGCGAATCGATCGGGCCCGTGGACTGTCCGGCCTCGCGACGGTCCGGGTGTCGGCGGCGGTGGCCGAACAGCGGGCCGGGCGGGCCGGGCGAGAAGGGCCGGGCTGGGTGTGGCGGTGCTGGCCGGAGTACGAGCATGCGACGCTGCCCGCCTATCCGGAGCCGGAGATCCGGACGGCGGATCTCACCCGATTGACCTTGGAGCTGGCCTGTTGGGGCACCGTCGACGGCCACGGCCTGAGCTGGTGGGATGCGCCGCCGCCGGGCGGGCTGAACGCCGGGCGGGAGGTGTTGCGCGCTCTGGGCGCGGTCGACAGTGCCGGGGCGGTGACCGATCGAGGTCGGCGGATCGCGCGGATCGGGCTGCATCCTCGGTTGGCGCGCGCCCTGCTCGACGGGGCGGAGGTGGTGGGCGCGCGGGCGGCCGCGGAGGTGGTGACTGTTCTCGACGACGACAGCTATGTCTCCGGTGTCGATCTCGTTGCCGGGCTGCGGGTGTTGCGGCGGGAGCGTCCCGCGCGCTGGCGGCGTGAGGTCGATCGGCTGGGCCGGGTGGTCGAAGGACCGGACGGGAAAGACGATCCGGCGTATGTGGTCGCGCTGGCGTATCCGGAGCGGCTGGCACGGCGGCGGGCTCCGGGGTCTGCGAGCTATCTCATGGCGGGCGGCACCGCGGTGACCGTACCGCCCGGCGCCGGCGTCGGTGACGCGGAGTGGTTGGCCGTCGGTGTCGCGACCCGGGATCCGGGGCGGTCGGAGGGGGTGGTGCGGTTGGCCGCGGTGGCCGACGAGCCGCTGGCTCGGCGCGCGGCCTCGAGCCTGCTGAGCAGTGTCGAGGAAATCGATTGGGTCGACGGTGATGTGGTGGCCCGGCGGGTGGAACGACTGGGTGCGATTGTCCTGTCCCGGAAACCGCTGCCCGATCCGGATCGCCGGATGCTCGGCGTGGCGGTTCTGCGCGGGCTGCGTACTTCCGGTCTCGGCCTGCTGTCCTGGAGTCCGGGGGCCATCGCGCTACGGCAACGCCTCGATTTCCTGCATCGAACGCTCGGGGCCCCCTGGCCGCCCGTCGACGACGAGTCGTTGCTGGCTGTCGCCGAGGTCTGGCTCGGTCCGGAATTGGCCACCGCCCGTCGCCGCGCCGATCTCGAACGTATCGATGCCGGGCAGGCGCTGCGCCGTCTCCTGCCCTGGCCCGAGGCCGCCCGGCTGGACGAACTGGCGCCCGAACGTCTCGAGGTCCCCTCTGGCAGCCGCCCACTCCTGGACTATTCGGCCGATCCGCCGGTGCTGGCGGTGAAGGTGCAGGAGGTCTTCGGTTGGGCGGAGGCGCCGCGGCTGGGTGACGGCCGCGTCCCGGTCGTGCTGCATCTGCTCTCCCCGGCGCAGCGCCCGGTGGCGGTGACCGCGGATCTGGCATCGTTCTGGCGTTCGGGCTGGTCTCAGGTCCGCGCGGACCTGCGCGGGCGCTATCCCAAACACGCATGGCCGGAGGACCCGGCGACCGTACCCGCCCATCGAGGCACCGCGCGTCGTGCCGGCCGCGATCGGAGCGGCTGA
- the efeB gene encoding iron uptake transporter deferrochelatase/peroxidase subunit: protein MSSRIPENAGRAGISRRGLLGTAGIGVAAAGAGVLTGRLTSDSANDATGSTVAFRGPHQAGVVTPAQDRLHFAAFDVQTSSRAELVELLKTWTDMAERMTAGEEAVPGGAVGGAAYSPPSDTGEALDLHASRLTLTIGFGPSLFTTADGEDRFGLAARKPAALQNLPKFTGDALDPARSGGDIAIQACADDPQVAVHAIRNLARVGFGVVSVRWSQLGFGRTSSTSTSQATPRNLFGFKDGTRNIKAEDTATVDEFVWVDQADDQAWMAGGSYLVTRRIRMLIEPWDRTTLREQERVFGRTKGSGAPMGGRDEFDELDLQSAGPDGPLVDPAAHVRLASAEELGGIQILRRGYNFTDGSDGFGHLDAGLFFIAYCRNPMTQFVPMQENLARNDALNEYIQHVGSAVFAVPPGVSEGQEYWGSGLFEG, encoded by the coding sequence GTGTCGTCGCGAATTCCTGAGAACGCCGGTCGCGCCGGGATCTCCCGCCGCGGCCTGCTCGGCACCGCCGGGATCGGTGTCGCGGCGGCAGGCGCCGGGGTCCTCACCGGCCGTCTGACAAGTGATTCCGCGAATGACGCCACCGGCTCGACCGTAGCCTTTCGCGGACCCCATCAGGCCGGCGTCGTCACACCGGCACAGGACCGACTGCACTTCGCGGCCTTCGATGTCCAGACCAGCTCCCGGGCCGAACTCGTGGAGCTGCTGAAGACCTGGACCGACATGGCCGAGCGGATGACCGCAGGCGAGGAGGCCGTCCCCGGCGGGGCCGTCGGTGGCGCCGCCTACAGTCCGCCGTCCGACACCGGCGAGGCACTGGATCTGCACGCCTCCCGGTTGACCCTGACGATCGGATTCGGCCCGTCACTGTTCACCACGGCCGACGGCGAGGATCGCTTCGGGCTGGCCGCGCGGAAACCGGCGGCACTGCAGAACCTGCCGAAATTCACCGGCGACGCGCTCGATCCGGCCCGCAGCGGCGGCGACATCGCCATTCAGGCCTGCGCCGACGATCCGCAGGTCGCGGTGCACGCCATCCGCAATCTGGCTCGCGTCGGGTTCGGCGTGGTCTCGGTGCGCTGGTCGCAGCTGGGGTTCGGCCGCACCTCGTCGACCTCGACGAGCCAGGCCACGCCGCGCAACCTCTTCGGCTTCAAGGACGGCACCCGCAACATCAAAGCCGAGGACACCGCCACGGTCGACGAATTCGTGTGGGTCGACCAGGCCGACGACCAGGCCTGGATGGCCGGCGGATCGTATCTGGTCACCCGCCGGATCAGGATGCTGATCGAACCGTGGGACCGGACCACGCTGCGCGAGCAGGAGCGGGTCTTCGGCCGGACGAAGGGCTCCGGCGCTCCGATGGGCGGCCGCGACGAGTTCGACGAGCTCGATTTGCAGTCGGCGGGGCCCGACGGTCCCTTGGTCGACCCGGCCGCGCACGTGCGGCTCGCCTCCGCCGAGGAACTCGGCGGAATCCAGATCCTGCGCCGTGGGTACAACTTCACCGACGGTTCGGATGGTTTCGGGCACCTCGACGCGGGACTGTTCTTCATCGCCTACTGCCGCAACCCGATGACCCAGTTCGTGCCGATGCAGGAGAACCTGGCTCGAAACGACGCGCTCAACGAATACATCCAGCATGTCGGTTCAGCGGTGTTCGCGGTGCCTCCCGGGGTGTCGGAAGGCCAGGAGTACTGGGGTTCGGGATTGTTCGAGGGCTGA
- the mftC gene encoding mycofactocin radical SAM maturase (MftC is a radical SAM/SPASM enzyme that catalyzes the first two steps in biosynthesis of the electron carrier mycofactocin from the terminal Val-Tyr dipeptide of the precursor peptide MftA.): MTVISEESRRPVGGSLVQQFEYGLDAPICLTWELTYACNLECAHCLSSSGRRDPRELTTEQCKAVIDELQRMQVFYVNIGGGEPTIRPDFWELLEYAVAHDVGVKFSTNGIRITPERARFLASTDYVDVQISLDGATAEVNDYVRGPGSFDTALRALQNLQDAGFSDAKISVVCTRQNIGQLDEFKALADRFGATLRLTRLRPSGRGADVWDELHPLPEQQRQLYDWLMAHGENVLTGDSFFHLAAFGESLPGLNLCGAGRVVCLIDPVGDVYACPFAIHDNFLAGNLLTDGGFGAVWRTSALFRDLRSPQTGGACSSCSFFDACRGGCMAAKFFTGLPLDGPDPECVQGHSEQALAAERTVPAVGQDHSKTVPTRNQPLLLQLRTRPPVSACAENPLAGFDPDSTPTSACGTACSCAGEAAGKACH; encoded by the coding sequence ATGACCGTTATCAGCGAAGAATCCCGGCGGCCCGTCGGCGGCAGCCTCGTCCAGCAGTTCGAGTACGGATTGGACGCACCGATCTGTCTCACCTGGGAACTCACCTACGCGTGCAACCTCGAATGCGCGCACTGCCTGTCCTCGAGCGGGCGGCGCGACCCGAGGGAGCTGACCACCGAGCAGTGCAAGGCGGTCATCGACGAACTGCAGCGCATGCAGGTCTTCTACGTGAACATCGGCGGCGGGGAGCCGACCATCCGCCCGGACTTCTGGGAGTTGCTGGAGTACGCGGTCGCCCATGATGTCGGGGTCAAGTTCTCCACCAACGGAATACGCATCACCCCCGAGCGCGCGCGATTCCTCGCCTCGACCGACTACGTCGACGTCCAGATCTCGCTGGACGGCGCGACCGCCGAGGTCAACGACTATGTCCGCGGCCCGGGATCTTTCGACACCGCGCTGCGCGCCCTGCAGAACTTGCAGGATGCCGGCTTCTCCGACGCCAAGATCAGCGTTGTCTGCACCCGGCAGAACATCGGCCAGCTCGACGAGTTCAAGGCGCTGGCCGACAGGTTCGGCGCGACGTTGCGGCTGACCCGGCTGCGCCCCTCCGGACGCGGTGCGGACGTGTGGGACGAACTGCATCCGCTGCCCGAGCAGCAGCGTCAGTTGTACGACTGGCTGATGGCGCACGGGGAGAACGTGCTCACCGGCGATTCGTTCTTCCATCTCGCCGCGTTCGGCGAGTCGCTGCCGGGGCTGAACCTGTGTGGCGCCGGTCGTGTGGTGTGTCTGATCGATCCGGTCGGCGACGTCTACGCCTGCCCGTTCGCCATCCACGACAACTTCCTGGCCGGGAATCTGCTGACAGACGGCGGCTTCGGCGCGGTCTGGCGCACCTCCGCCCTGTTCCGGGACCTGCGGTCGCCGCAGACCGGCGGCGCGTGTTCCTCGTGCTCGTTCTTCGATGCCTGTCGAGGCGGCTGCATGGCGGCGAAATTCTTCACCGGTCTGCCGCTGGACGGCCCCGACCCCGAATGCGTGCAGGGGCACAGCGAGCAAGCGCTGGCCGCCGAGCGCACCGTCCCGGCCGTCGGCCAGGACCATTCCAAGACCGTTCCCACCCGCAACCAGCCGCTGCTGCTGCAGTTGCGCACCCGCCCGCCGGTCTCGGCCTGCGCCGAGAACCCACTGGCCGGATTCGATCCCGACTCCACCCCCACCTCGGCGTGCGGCACCGCGTGTTCGTGCGCGGGCGAGGCCGCCGGAAAGGCTTGCCACTGA
- the mftB gene encoding mycofactocin biosynthesis chaperone MftB (MftB, a small protein, is a peptide chaperone that assists the radical SAM enzyme MftC in performing two modifications to the C-terminal Val-Tyr dipeptide of the mycofactocin precursor peptide, MftA. MftB's role is analogous to the role of PqqD in the biosynthesis of PQQ, a cofactor that derives entirely from a Tyr and a Glu in the precursor PqqA.), whose translation MDALLGEPWTLSPSVALRPEPFGALLYHFGNRKLTFLKRPELVAVVRGLGDAPDVRTALDNAGVPPSQHAAFAAALRTLAAGDMIRPRREQAAQ comes from the coding sequence ATGGACGCCTTGCTGGGAGAGCCGTGGACCCTCTCGCCGTCGGTGGCGTTGCGGCCGGAGCCGTTCGGGGCGCTGCTGTATCACTTCGGGAATCGGAAACTGACCTTTCTGAAGCGGCCGGAACTGGTGGCGGTCGTGCGAGGGCTCGGCGATGCCCCCGATGTCCGGACAGCCCTCGACAACGCGGGGGTCCCGCCCTCCCAGCACGCCGCGTTCGCGGCAGCGCTTCGCACCCTCGCTGCCGGTGACATGATCCGTCCGCGTCGAGAGCAGGCAGCGCAATGA